The genomic interval CGCCTGTAGCAGCAGCGGCGACAGCAGCAGGCTGGCGTTGAATTCGAAGAAGCTGCGCGCCTCGGCGAGCAGCAGCGCGACGCTCGGCGGCTTCAGCCGCTCGCGATTCGGACTGGCGCCGCGGTCGGCGGGCATCGCGTCTCCAATGATCGGTTACTTCTTATCCTTGGTCAGCGCACTGCCGAGGCCGGTCATGGAAATGAACATCTCGCCGAATCGTTCGGCAAGCTTCGGATCGAAGGTGAACCAAGTCTTCATCAACGCCTCGGGCGAGACCTTTTCGATGTTCGACAGCATCTGCTCCTGCAGCTTGTCCATCACCGCGGTCTGCATGGGCTGCACGTCGGGAAGTCCGAAGAACTGCCGCGCTTCCTCCGGCGTGCAATCGATCTCGACGTTGACTTTCATGGCCGCTCCACAGTCCTGCATTGACGCGTCAACCAGTATCGCCGCGACTGGTGCCGCGATGCAAGCGATCCGACGCGCGGACGCGGCGCTTCAACCGAAGCGTTCGGCGGAGAACGGCCGTGGATCGGTGAGCGGCTGTTCACCGGTCATCATCTCGGCGAGCAGCCGTCCGGTAACCGGACCGAGCGTCAGCCCGTGATGCTGATGGCCGAAATCGAACCACAGGCCGGGATGGCGCGGCGCGCGGCCGATCAGCGGCAGCATATCCGGCAGGCACGGCCGCGCACCCATCCATGGCTGAGCCTCGATGGTGTCGCCGAGCGGGAACAGCGCGCGCGCCACCGGCAGCGTCTGCGCGATCTGCACCGGCGAAGGCGGCGCATCGCGGCGCGCGAATTCGGCGCCGGTGGTCAGACGAATGCCGCGGTTCATCGGTGCCAGCAGATAGCCGCGATCGGCGTCGAGCACCGCGTGTTGCAGACGGGCATTGCCGCGCGGCGTGAGATGGACGTGGTAGCCGCGCTTGACACCGAGCGGGAAGCTATAGCCAAGCGGCTTGAACACCAGGTCCGACCACGGCCCCATCGCCACCACCGCTTCGCGCGCGGTGACGATTCCGAGCTCGGTCGCGACCCGCCAGCCGCCCTCTTCCTGCTGCAGCGTGCGCGCATCGCCTTTGACGAAACGGCCGCCGCGCCGGGAGAACAACGCCGCGTAGGCTTTGACCAAACCGCCCGGATCAGGGATCGAGCCCGGCTCCAGCCAGTGGATCGCGCCGGCAAAATCGCCGGTGAGGTTCGGTTCGCGTTCGGCGATGCCGGCACGATCGAGCACGTCGGCGACGACGCCGAACTGCCGCGCCCGCTCGAGATCGCCAAGCGCCTTGGCAAAGCTCTTCGGCGAACGAAACAGCTTGATCCAGCCGGTCTTGCGCAGCAGCTCGGGCACGCCGGCATCGGCGATCAGCGCCTCATGCTCGGCGAGGCTGCGCCGGATCAACGGCAATGCCGCCTGCGCGGTCTGCGCCGCGCGACGCGGCGACGACGCGAGGAAATACCGCACCAGCCAGGGCAGAAATTCGGGAATGCCGGAGAGCTGATAATGCGCATCAGCCGAGCCGTTCAGCGCGTAGCGCAGCAGATGGCCGGGATCGCGCGGAAACATGTAGGGAAACACCGAGGCGCATTCGATCAGCCCGGCATTGCCGTAGCTGGTCTCGTCACCCGCCGTGCCGTTGCGGTCGACCAGCACCACATCTCGGCCGCGGCGCTGCAGGTGCAAGGCTGCGCAGACACCGACGATGCCCGCGCCGAGCACCACGACATCGGTCTCGTTCCGCTTCATGGTTCCGAGTTAAGCGCATCAGTGCGATTTCGCAAATGCCAAACCGCATTTGCAATGGTGCCATAACGGCGCATCACAACTGACGCCGCATGATGCAAACGGTGTCGTCACCGGTCGCTCAAACGCCGGGCAACGCGCTCTCTTTCGCATCATTGCGACAAGCAGATTGACGAGGCCGCGACAGCAGATGTCGGCGCGATGACGAATCGCGTGCGTTGAAAAGAAAATGGCGGGCCGAGCGGCCCGCCATTGTTGGTCGGATTGTCGCAGCCTCGGCTCAGCTCGGCTTCAGCGCCGGAGAGCCGTGCTCCATCTCATAGTCTTCGATCTGCTTGGCGCGATCGGACTCCAGCGCGGCGCGGTGATCGGTGCCGATCGCCACATACACCGCCGGCAGCACGAACAGCGTGAACAGCGTGCCGATCATCATGCCCGCCACCACGACGAGGCCGATCGAGAACCGGCTGGCAGCGCCCGCCCCCGAGGCGGTGAGCAGCGGCAGCAGGCCGGTCACCATCGCGGCCGTGGTCATCAGGATAGGCCGGAGCCGCACCCGCGCCGCCTGTTCGATCGCGGTGCGCTTGTCGAGCGCCTCCTTGATCTGCAGTTCGCGGGCAAACTCCACCATCAGGATGCCGTGCTTGCTGATCAGGCCGACCAGGGTCAGCAGGCCGACCTGGGTGTAGATGTTGATCGTCGCCACGCCGAAGAACAGCGGGATAAGCGCGCCGCAGATCGCCATCGGCACCGTGATCATGATCACCAGCGGGTCACGCAAGCTTTCGAACTGCGCGGCGAGCACCAGGAAGATGATGATCAGCGCGAAGCCGAAGGTGATGGCGAGCTGGTTGCCTTCCTGCACGTACTGCCGCGCATCGGCGAGGTAGTCGTGGCTGAAGCCGGACGGCAGGTTCTTGGCCTGCTGTTCGAGGAAGTCGACCGCCTGGCCGACGGTGACGCCCGGCATCGGCACCGCCTGGAAGGTGGCGGAGTTGAGCTGGTT from Rhodopseudomonas palustris carries:
- a CDS encoding DUF6489 family protein, encoding MKVNVEIDCTPEEARQFFGLPDVQPMQTAVMDKLQEQMLSNIEKVSPEALMKTWFTFDPKLAERFGEMFISMTGLGSALTKDKK
- a CDS encoding FAD-dependent oxidoreductase; its protein translation is MKRNETDVVVLGAGIVGVCAALHLQRRGRDVVLVDRNGTAGDETSYGNAGLIECASVFPYMFPRDPGHLLRYALNGSADAHYQLSGIPEFLPWLVRYFLASSPRRAAQTAQAALPLIRRSLAEHEALIADAGVPELLRKTGWIKLFRSPKSFAKALGDLERARQFGVVADVLDRAGIAEREPNLTGDFAGAIHWLEPGSIPDPGGLVKAYAALFSRRGGRFVKGDARTLQQEEGGWRVATELGIVTAREAVVAMGPWSDLVFKPLGYSFPLGVKRGYHVHLTPRGNARLQHAVLDADRGYLLAPMNRGIRLTTGAEFARRDAPPSPVQIAQTLPVARALFPLGDTIEAQPWMGARPCLPDMLPLIGRAPRHPGLWFDFGHQHHGLTLGPVTGRLLAEMMTGEQPLTDPRPFSAERFG